One Ovis aries strain OAR_USU_Benz2616 breed Rambouillet chromosome 4, ARS-UI_Ramb_v3.0, whole genome shotgun sequence DNA window includes the following coding sequences:
- the FERD3L gene encoding fer3-like protein, which produces MAAFPESCVDATVLDFVADLSLASPGHPLLCDLTPRVPYGSHQDLVLRDGRPRSLARFEDEDPEEEEGEGEEGENEEEEEHGRGASLLGRPKRKRVITYAQRQAANIRERKRMFNLNEAFDQLRRKVPTFAYEKRLSRIETLRLAIVYISFMTELLESLEKETD; this is translated from the coding sequence ATGGCAGCCTTTCCCGAGAGCTGCGTGGACGCCACCGTCCTGGACTTCGTCGCAGACCTATCCCTAGCCTCCCCGGGGCACCCTCTCCTCTGCGACTTGACACCTAGGGTCCCCTATGGGAGCCACCAGGACCTTGTGCTCCGAGATGGAAGACCCAGGAGTCTGGCGCGTTTTGAGGACGAGGatccagaggaagaggaaggggaaggagaagagggggaaaacgaggaggaagaggagcacgGGAGAGGCGCCTCCCTGCTGGGCCGCCCCAAGAGGAAAAGGGTGATCACCTACGCCCAGCGCCAAGCAGCCAACATCCGCGAGAGGAAGCGGATGTTCAACCTCAACGAGGCCTTCGATCAGCTGCGGAGGAAGGTGCCCACTTTTGCTTACGAGAAGAGGCTCTCCCGGATCGAGACTCTACGCCTGGCCATTGTGTACATCTCCTTCATGACTGAGCTCTTGGagagcttggagaaggaaaccgACTGA